The Puntigrus tetrazona isolate hp1 chromosome 9, ASM1883169v1, whole genome shotgun sequence genome includes the window GCGCTGCTGCAGCAGCTGCTGTACAGTGAATCGCTGTCTCTCTCCTGGCGTGACATCATTGTGCCTGTGGTGAGGCAGGTCGTGCAGACCGTGCGACCAGATGTGCGCACCTGTGATGACGACATGGATATCCGTCAGTTTGTCCACATCAAGAAGGTGAGGAACACAAATGTATGCAAAATCGATGAATCTAGTTCTACCAGATAAATGCCTTCTAATATTTGCTTTTTCGTAGATTCCAGGAGGAAAGAAGTTTGACTCTGCTGTTGTGAACGGCTTTGTTTGCACAAAgaatattgcacacaaaaaggTTTGTATTGATTGAACATTATGCCACAGAGAATGTCATGCAATATTTGTGCTGTGACAGTGCTAGGACTTTCTCAACAGATGAACCCTTACATCAAAAACCCCAAGATCCTTCTTCTCAAATGCTCCATTGAGTATCTATACAGAGAAGAGACTAAGTTCACCTGCATTGACCCAATTGTGCTACAGGTAACGGACACAAACGCCTACATGAGCCACTGTAAATGTGATTCGCAGATTGTCTTCAGAGAATACTCTAAAAATGCAAGAATCTGAGAAATCGTTTAATTTGCAATTTGTGCTTTCCAGGAGCGTGAGTTTCTGAAAAACTATGTTCAGAGGATTGCTGACGTCCGACCAAACCTGGTGCTGGTGGAGAAGACTGTATCCCGTATCGCTCAGGACATGCTTTTGGAACACGGCATTAGCCTCGTGATTAATGTCAAACCTGTTAGTACTTCCTCCTAGGCGTAATAATATTaatctctttaaaaatgtactccACATAGCTGTGCGCAGATAATGCCATAATCAGAGAAGATATGGCATTTGGGTTATTTGATCTGGTTTGTGAATGCTTATGTTAATATCTCTCTTTAATCAACACAGCAAGTCCTGGACCGTGTGAGTCGAATGACTCAGGGAGATTTAGTCATTTCAATGGATCAGCTTCTTACAAAACCTCGTCTGGGAACCTGCCACAAGTTTTACCTGCATTCCTTCCAGCTGCCAAATAGTGAGTTTTAATCTCATGTCAGGTTAAAGTCgcttttcattttgataaaagtTGTTCTTTTTAGaattacaattaatcatttaattgtttattcattttaatgtggccttttttttgtttttactgctaATTCAAACAAGATTTGTCAAATTTActtgattcttttttttccagatgaaATGAAGACCCTTATGTTTTTTGACGGCTGTCCTCCTCAGCTCGGCTGCACTATCAAGCTCCGTGGTGCTTCAGAGTATGAGCTGGCACGGGTGAAAGAGATCATCATTTTCATGGTGTGTGTGGCATACCATTCACAGCTGGAGATCTCTTTCCTCATGGATGAGTTTGCTATGCCTCCTAGCCTGGCTGAGAGTTCCTCTTTCCCATGTCTCCTGGAAAGCACCACTttggaggaagaggaagatgatGGTTCTACACTGGGGGATGACAACCTTACGCTTCTTCCAGAAGGGGACTTTGAGCCAGGGCTTCAGGAGATTATCAAAGCCCATAGTAGACAGCATTCCATCTCAGAATCTTCTTATAAAGATGGAGAAAGCCccagaataaataaaaccgGTTCAGCTGCTTCTTTCTCTGGGGGAGAGGAAGAGATTATAAAGACCTCCACACCCCATTCATCCTTCACGTCTAGCCTTCCCCAGCCGGTGTCACCCCCTTTCCTTATTTCAGACCTAAAAGAGACGTCACAGGAAGTAATTAAAGCATCAAGTGAGGAGGAGAAGAACAAAGAGCTGGAGGAGACTCTGGTCCATCGGGACAGCACAAGCTCTGAGACCTTCCTTCCACCAACCCGGCTCTTTAGGGATCCCTTACAGGATGACACAGGCCTGTTTGTGACCGAACATGTAGCTTCTTCAGATGACCGCCTCAAATCCATTTCAGCTTTGTTTAAGCAGGAGCTAAAAGACATTATTCTTTGCATTTCACCCTTTATAACCTTTCGGGAGCCATACCTGCTCACGGCTGCTGGACTGCGTTGTCCTAGCCGGGATTATTTCCCAGAACAGGTTTACCTCTCACCTCTTTTGAATAAGGACTCAAAAGAGCTGGACGGACGCCGCAAGAGGCAGCTGCTGAAAGAGTCTGGCCCGAGTTCTGGCAGCCTGACCAACGGTACTATGTCGTACCAACGGACCATCCAGATTTTGCCCTGTCACAAACTCACAGGTGCCCGTATAATAGAGCTGCTAGGCTGCAGTCATGAGCTGGCACGCATGCTGGCTGACTATCGTGCCCAGGGGGGGCGCATTCGGCAAAGAGATGGAATGCAATTTCGTGAAACCCCACCCATAAAGGCTCCAATAAAGTCAGACAGTGAAGAAGATAAAGGGGCTGGACTGAACGAAATGACCTGGGCTAATAAGGTGAGCATTTTCTATCTGCtagtatgtttattttgtcactttttccCACATTCTGAATAGTGAGCCACTTTCAGTGGTTAGGCTGCACAATAGGACctgaaaaactttaaaaatctaGGGTGCTTAACCTTAATAGAGAATCATAGTcaaattacttattttatataaggTATATTATCTTTTCAATTTCTGAAGGTTGCGTTTTTGGacgttttttccccccaaaactttgatttgtgttatttaaaaaatactttttcctacaattaattgtctttatttttcagttggaCTGTTTAAATCCAGTCAACCATCAGAGGCTCTGTGTGCTGTTCAGTAGCTCATCAGCACAGTCTAATAATGCCCCAAACCCCTGCGTCAGTCCATGGTAAACACTCAGCACACTTGCATTGTCTTACTAGTTTAAGATATATTAATGATCTATGACGAGGCATGTATATTGACCATATATGCAAACAGTTCATTTAATCTCATCTGCCATGTATTTACAGGATTGTAACAATGGAGTTTTATGGAAAGAATGACTTGACTCTTGGTGTATTTCTGGAGAGATACTGTTTTAGGTAATGTATTACACCACAGAACTATTTATGTTTGTCATAGTACCAATATTTCAGAAGTCAATTCAAGTGAAATTTTATGATTACTGATAGCAGTTCCAGTTGTACTGATTTGTACTTCAACACAcctctttatttaaatgtgtcatatttgttgtttattctgattttgttttatatggGTGTAATTCAGACCCTCTTACCAGTGTCCCAGCATGTACTGTGAGACCCCCATGGTTCACCACATCCGTCGCTTTGTGCATGGTAACGGCTGTGTCCAGATTGTTCTGAAAGAGCTGGACTCGCCTGTACCGGGATATCAGCACACAATCCTAAACTATTCTTGGTGCCGTATCTGTAAACAGGTAACACAGGGAGCATTtggataaaaaaagtaaacagaacTAATGTAAGGATATTTTGTACTATAGTATGATTCACATgaattattactgttttgtttcagGTGACTCCTGTAGTCCCTTTGTCTAATGACTCCTGGTCCATGTCCTTCGCCAAGTATCTAGAGCTCCGATTCTATGGTCACCAGTACACCCGTCGGGCCAACGCAGAGCCTTGTGGCCACTCCATCCATAAAGATTATCACCAGTACTTCTCTTACAACCAGATGGTGGCTTCCTTCAGGTGTGCATCTTCTCAACACAGATCACTTTATATTCGACTGTGCAGAATATGAGTACCTTAGTAATTTTATATACTGGGTTCACTTTCTATAGCTACATCCCAGTAAGGCTACTCGAGATCTGTCTGCCTCCTCCAAAAATCCTCATCAGGAACCAGGGTCCCTCTAAAGCCAGCTTGCAGCAGGACCTCAAAGACTTCTCCCAGAAGTAAGATTTTCTACTAGATGTCCCTTACACAGCCTCATGAACCTTTTCCTATAACagcaaaatttaaatgaattatcgCTTGTAGGGTGGCTCAGGTGTACCTAGCCATAGATGACCGTCTCACCTCTCTAAAAACTGACACCTTCAGCAAGACCAGAGAAGAAAAAATGGAGGACATGTTTGCACAGAAAGATGTGGGTTTCTTTCCAGGactttatttgtataaataaatttcaTCCTGAGTATTGACCAATGTCTCGctactttaattaaaatgttttgttagaTGGAGGAATCAGAGCTTCGCAGCTGGATAGAGAAGCTACAAGCGCGTCTGCAGACCAGCTCGATGGACTCGCCACAACAACTGCAGTCTGTTCTGGAGTCAGTGGTGGTCAAAAAGCAGGGTTTGTGTGAGACCCTGCAGTCCTGGAACAACAAGTGAGGACTGTATTCATAAAGACATAGAGactgaaactaaactaaattagaaAAGTACAACTCATATTTTATCTTGTCTCCAGACTTCAGGACTTGTTCCAGCAAGAAAAAGGCAGGAAACGTTTATCTGTTCCTCCTAGCCCTGGCAGACACAGACAAACCACGTCAGATGAGAGCAAggtcagtcatttatttatcaagTAGTCAAAGTATTTATCAAGTAGTGCTCAAGTAAGCCACCTcctagattttaaataaaagcatttactaCATACTATTGatctttttatttgatttttgatcGATAGACCAGTGCTTTGGAGTCCTCTCCTCGTAACCCATCCCCTGTCGTCCCAAATGGAGAGAAAGGTGAGTTTATTCACTTTATTCATCTTGAAAAAGTTGCTCTGGGTTGTTGCACACAGTCACCTCACAGAATTTTCTCACAGAGGACCGTCATCTGAACACGTTTCCGTCAAGCTCAGGGTCGTCATCATTACTACAGTTACCGTCTCCAGCTGAACAAGCTTCAGACATCATGACGAGCGGACCATCTTTTCCTGATCAGGACTCTGTCAGCATCCCAGATGGTATACTTACTTTAGACACTTCCTTGTGTTTGGAATCACACATAATCCTCTCACCTCACCTTTTCTCTATCTTCATCTCTCTGCTTCTTTTACTAGACATGTTTGATGGACACTTGCTCGGTTCCAATGACAGTCAAGTAAAGGAAAAGTCCACCATGAAAACCATACTAGCCAACCTGTTACCCGGCAACAGCTACAATCCCATCCCTTTCCCTTTGTAAGGCTATTATGATATTATAGATACTAAAAAgcatacaaattattttattttttaaactaataaaagtattttttttatgatctgTTAGCGACCCAGACAAGCACTATTTGATGTATGAGCATGAGAGAGTTCCCATAgccgtgtgtgagagagagcccAGCTCCATCATTGCCTTTGCACTCAGGTACAGCTTTTTGTACAAGTATAACTAAAATTTGATCTGGACATCTCCTTCATGTTCATGTACTTATTCTGAAATGGCTTAAAAAGGCTTTAttatggtatttatttttatgttgttcaATCAGAGGAAAAGtcatttcaattaaattcagTCTTGTGAACCATGTCGATAGGATCATTTGAAAGCACTGATTTCTGCATATTAATCAAACTTCtcagcaatttaaaaaaagacattattgtCATTTTCATCATCCCCTTCATCCAGTTGTAAAGAGTATAAAACCGCCCTTGAAGAGCTTACAAAGACAACAGCGAAGACGGGAGGTGATGACATTTCTCAGACCATTAGGTAAATCACATCCACATTTCCCTCATCAGCTTTATTGTGTCTCTGCATATTTGTAGACCAGCAAGctgatttcttcttttctgcCATCTATAGTTTGGAGAGCAGAGCAAAGAACAGTCCTGCCAAACCTAGTGACAGCAGCGCATCACAGCTGAGCCGCAGCAGCATTGATGCTGACCCACTCAGTAAACATAACCGCATTATACTAGCCATTTATAATTTGTTCTGTTATGGAACCAAATGATTATGGAATCTCTTTTGCAGAGGATCCTGAAAGTGGAGACAAACAGAAGAAGCAGACAGGAAACCCACACATCGAGCTTCGTAAGTATCAGCTTCAAATAGCAGACTGAAACTTTGATTATATTTAGGTAAATAATATTGACCCTCTAATATTTATTGTTGGTCACAAACTAatacatttgcttttttaataataatactaataggtgtacatataaataaaatgtaaatctgaaaatTTTTAATGCAGAGTTCTCAGACGCAAATGCCAAGTTCTACTGCCGAATCTACTACGCGGAAGAGTTCCATAAAATGCGAGAAGAGATTATGGAGAGCTCGGAGGATGATTTTGTGCGATCGCTCTCCCACTGTGTCAACTGGCAAGCTCGTGGCGGAAAGTCTGGTGCCGTTTTCTATGCCACTGAAGGTACCATTGCAAGatcctttgtttttgtttgttaaggtagcttttattaattgaaaGAATTCTAGGTTGTTGGATATATTTTGCTAAACATGCTGTTTCTCCTCAGATGATCGGTTTATTCTGAAACAGATGCCTAGACTAGAGGTCCAGTCCTTCTTAGACTTCGCGCCCCACTACTTCACGTACATCACAGGAGCAGTTCAGCAGAAGGTAAGGAAATACATACCTTTTGAAGGGCTGTCAGAGGCAGCATTTTTGGCCTGTTTTCTCTCTTGAACTGTTCTTGTATCTGTTTAACAGCGCCCCACAGCACTTGCTAAGATTCTGGGAGTGTACCGTATCGGATACAAGAATTCTCAGAACAACACAGAAAAGAAACTGGACCTGCTGGTGATGGAAAACCTCTTCTACGGGCGAAAGATGGCACAGGTGCATATTTTGACACTTTAAATTTGCAACTTTAGTTGGTGTTTCAGATATACTGTTCAGTTTGGGAGGTTTTACTTCTACGTTCTGCTACGTGGTCCTGCTTCCTGTGTTTGTGCAGGTGTTTGACCTGAAGGGATCCCTGAGAAACAGGAATGTGAAGACTGATCAAGGAAAGGAGAGCTGTGAGGTGGTGCTCCTGGATGAGAACCTCCTGAAACTGGTGCATGACAATCCCCTTTATATTCGCTCACACTGCAAGGCCATTCTGCGTGCCGCCATCCTCAGTGACGCCCACTTCCTGTCCAGTCACCTCATCATTGATTATTCCCTGCTGGTGGGCCGTGACGATGCCACGGATGAATTAGTTGTGGGCATCATAGGTGAGAAAATCTTACATGTAATTTTAACATCCATATTGgactttttttacagtgattgTTAAAACTCTTGTATATTTGAAGATTATATCCGTACTTTCACGTGGGATAAAAAGCTGGAGATGGTGGTCAAATCTACTGGGATTCTTGGAGGTCAAGGTACAGTTATACCTTCCTAAAACATTGACAGCTGCAATATTCTCAAAAGCTGAAACTTTTAGCTCTAGTTTAAATCTGTTTCTCATTGTGTTTTCCTTAGGCAAAATGCCTACGGTGGTGTCACCAGAGCTGTATCGATCACGTTTCTGTGAGGCCATGGACAAATATTTCCTCATGGTCCCTGATCACTGGACAGGTCTTGGTCTCAACTGCTGATGGACAACAAGGGAACGTTACAGCCTGAAAGGGATTTGCTGCTCTCACGTATTTCGCAATGATTAAATGGAAGGTCCACTGTAGTAAACCCTCCATTATCTGCAGTGCTCACAGAAAACTGGTGAAACTGAACCCCCTCTCTTTCTATGCTTTGTGCACAAATTGACCCAAACTTATGTGCCAAGACCCAGTTCCAGAAGATCCATTGaggaaactgaactgaaatggcTGAACTTTTAGAACCCTGTTATGCAGTAGTGTTTGTTTATAACCTATTAACTGTGGATGATGTATAAGTTTATAAATGTACAGAGATATGTAATTAAAGATTATTAATACTTGAAAAGGTGTTGGTTTTAGGACATCTGCCTAGTTGTgccaaaaaacaagaaatactAATGACATATCGTTAAGGACGGTTCTTTAGGGACTTTTGAAAAAACTACATACATCTGCTTACTTCTGTTTTCCACTCATGGACAGTCATTGGGAGTTACCTCTCTTTTTGACTGAATTACTATAACTCACAGTTCCCTAAAGcacaatgaaatatatatatatatttgaaaaagagATCTacctaaaaaaactaattatgacGGAGATGATTTGGAGgcaaacaaacaatttttaTCACTTTTCACAAATAGCTAACCATGATTTCTCTCATCCTTTAGATAATAAGATCATTAATTTGAAGACTGtggcataataataatgatgttaCCACAGCTGTTTAATGTTCTTCTAAAAGACTATTAAAATATAGTTGCTATATCAATTTGAAATTGTAGGATGTAGACTGAACACCTAAAAGTGAGTAAAGGTAAAATGTAACCCCTAATAAAATAGTTCTAAAGAAAATTGCTATATTTAGGTCCCTTCATCAAACTCACCTAGACTAGACttcaccccaaaaaacaaaaaaacaaaaaaaaactaatcttagCTGGTCAGGCTGAAACGACCAGCTAAATCCAGCCTAGCCAGGCTGAAAGACCAGCTTAAACTAGCCAACCAGCCTAAGATGGTTCTAGCTGGTCGttaagctgttttgtttttcagcaagGACGTGTCGAGGCCGGAACATGAATCTTCTAAGATTAAATTTCaggttttatgtatataaatacatatttcctAATAGTCCTCGCTTTGCAACAGGGAAAACTTTTtcaccaaattagcatattgaCCTAGGATAGGTAGTTATGGCTGCTTTTAGATACTGAAAGACTAGTGACTTCAATTTCTTGCATAATTCCTTTCGTGCATGCACGgaggaagagaccggtctctcgaggagaggcgcgctaTTTAACGGCAGCGGTGACGAGGCTCAatccacttcaggtgtgcctcgtcacacgccgccagacctgtccaataccacgcccctcctctcagacacgcccactcccgtcgggagcctggtgaagggcggcgaacaaaggacggggtgatgatgacaatcaaGGGGAGgagcagccgactcgtcacaatatatatagttaaaaataaaaactggacGGTGTTCTATGgtgtgacagtaaagatgttaaaaaaaacttaacttatgtatcttcattcttagaGCTGCAAATAGCATGAGCGGAATAtctgcaatgtgtttttttctgtcatacCATAGGACACATTGGTATGTCAACtactatacaataaaaaaaaaaaaaagtaaatgcaaaatgatttttatacaatagtttttttttatattctttctcttttttttgtacacatGCAGTACACATACAGAGTCCAGCTTTCTAAaaagacatcattaaaaagACTTTTGATAATCAGGAAGAAAACAGGTctgtacttttaatttttgtaataaattgaTTTTCAAATGGATAAGAAAACAGACTACACAAAACgttgttaaaacattttatataatagtcgtacaattttataaaagaaaCTTGAGCCGACAAAGAACCTTCAACATTGGAATGGAGGAAACCGTAATCTAGATTGTCACAcatttcaaagcttttttttctgttataataCTGTTTGACTCATTCTTCTGCATCCTTTCACTCACAATCCATCTCATTTATGAAAAGAATTCAACCATGTGCTTCCTTTATAAGACAGTTGTGTGCAAGTTTTGCTCTGGTGATGATAATGTCCATGAGCTGATATGTACAAAgactgttttctattgtaaatCACACACTCGTAGGCACAAACATCAGGacttggtaaaaaaaacaaaaaaacatcggCTTACGATTGGCAGGTGTGACCCAGACTTATCTTCACATTTTCAGACTTCCATTACGCTTCactacatacatacaaacaaatacTGACGTGATCTAACAAACTCTGAAAATGCAGAACAAGGCACTGGACACGGTGGAGAAACTGGCACATTGTGGACAAAGGCAAACAGACAAATGGtggtttacattttcattttaaatttgttttggaAAGTTTCTCACTGGCGAGATATTAAAACACCGTCTTCGCTGAAAGCTCTCAGTCCTTTGAAGCAagaatcaaataattaaaatcaaaagcaaaGAAACAGACTTGCAAACACTCCCCCAAAGCATATTTAGAAATCTGTGTTCAAAAAGGATTGATATTCAACCAGTGCAAGTGAAAATTATTTCAGAAGGAAAGAATGAAGAAGACtgtgatatttattattaattatagtcCTAGatccatttttaaacaaacagtttACCTCAAATTCACaaatctgtcattgtttacttgCTCTCATATTACTTCAAACCGCTGCTCTTTCCGCTTCTGTTCATGggacacaaaagaaaaagtctgTTGATGCAATATAATAGTTTTATGTGAGGAACAGGCTaaaatttaagttattattCACTGATAAACTTATCTTCGGTGAGCTGTTACATGCTGGGACCAGTCCAATTactgaacaaatcattcttttgaattGGTTCTTTTTGATAAATTGGTTGATTTGTTCACAATTCTGTTCATTTCACTAACAGCTCACGGAGGGGAAATATAATCAGTGGATTACAGCCTTACATTTGGCctctttctcacacaaagcTTTCTATGACTGCAGAAGAATACAGTACGTAGCTCTTTTGGAggtatttatttgtcatttttggagcttGGCAGACGATAGCATCGGTGTGTGGAAAGAGCCACATTAAGATTCTCcaataattttacttttgtgttccacaaaaaaCAATGACACGAGTAAACAATGGCAGAATTATAATCTacaggtgaactattccttcagaCACCCATTTACTCCTATACGTAAGTGCATACAACTGTAGTACCATTGTTatctaaatgttaataaatatcgGTACAGGCTTGAAAACATCCTGGTTGACATGACATGCTACGCTCTCTCACTAGAATTTAAAATTCAACCTGAATAGAAGTATTATTTGAACACTGTCTCTATGTCTGAGAAGGAACCGAGTGGCAAAGTGTCACTCTCCAAAAGCGTCAAACGCAAGTTTAGACCATCAAGGCCTAGAAATTTAGTTTTCTCAATGGAATAAAAGTGCTCTTTTTGCAATATGAATCTTAAGAGCCTTCTATTCACATGTCAGATATAATGTGTAAAGTACGACTTCGGAAATGCAGAACTTGTGttgcatttttcatcatttcacaTTAAGTCTAACTAGtcttaaaactgaaatacacTACGCAACTTTTCCaatctcaaaacatttttaaatggctgATAATCACACACCATTAGAATTTCAAGTCGTTcgaacacaacaaaattacacGGAAACGTGCGAGATGTCAAATCTGCGATGCAAAAATCAGGGCAAAAATCTGTGGAAAAGTTGTGTGGTGTATTCCAACCtttcttacaaataaatattaagtgaGGTTGGTAACAGTGACACCAATTCCCCCTGTTGTTCCAAAAATGTGATTTCTTGTTTCCTGATTGGTCCCACAGTGACAACATGGGTGAAATGAGGGTGACTTCACCTTGTTCTTCCACAGGGTTTGTGCTTTCAAAAATCCACAGATCAAGACACACCACTCCGCACATTACATCATCATCGTTCAAGTGTGAGAAGTCAGTCGACATTTGGCAATCCAACATCAATCAACCTGTGTTAAAGTGATTAAAATGGCTTTCGAAAAAATCTCCTGTGCAAACAAATGTGTCAGAACAAAAGCGTACCGTGTGTGCTATATGTCATAATCTCTTGTTATAGAGGCTGAGCTCCATAATCAAAAATCTGTACAACTTCTGTAAGGTTCAAAACTACGACCGGCGCATTTAAAAGGAGCCGGGGTCAAAATGTCTCTGAGTCTGAGTCGTTTTCGGTGGTCGTGCCCTCACTGGAGGGGCCGGAGGGGTCCCTTGGACTGCGGGGGCCTTGGGGGCTCTTGGCCTGGCGGGGCAAAGATTTCAGCAGGGAGCCTGGCGAAGGAGCTCCAGAGCTGCAAGGGGAGCAGAAAGGCATCATGGTAGCCAGAATGAGAGCCAGGCAGTCAGCCACTTCCCTGCTGGGAGCGCAAGCCAGAGCAGGGGTGAGACCTGCGGGGAAAGACAGccaaagagcgagagagacaggAAAGGGGACAGGAAAGCAGAAAGAGGTAAAAGGAGGGATGGAGCAGCGGAACAAAGGGACAATGGTGGAGAGGCAGTGGACGAAAGCGGCATTCCATTAGTGCCCCACTAGATAGGCAGCCGGACACATGGTCAGGGCGCAAAAGGGGACACACGTGACATCGTAAAAGCTATGAAACACGGCCACAActttcagacagacagagagatgcaCATACACTGACAACGTGAAACCAAACAAGCTGAGATTTTAGTTTCAGGAAGACGCACCATTCTCATCTAGCACTTGAACACTGGCCCCACGAGAGAGCAGCTCTTGCACTGTCTGCTTCATCCCGCTGCGAGCAGCCAAATGAAGAGGTCTGAGGAAGTAAACGAGAAACATGTGAGCAAAAATTGCTTCTAAAATAATGCATAAGAGCAGGGCCCTAGCAAAGTCAAGGTCACTGGTTTGAATCCCAGGGAATGCATGAACAAATCAAGAGTGTTCCTCCTTAAATGCAAAGCAGTGCATGTTGTTTTGGATAAaggcatctgccaaatgcatgaatgtgaataaaatatgtactATACTGCATCTCACGTTTGCAGTGCAGTGTTTGTAGCGACGAGGGCAGAGTCTGGAAGTTTTCCAAGAATGAGCAATGCACATTCCTCCATTCCCTGGATAGAGAGCAAGAAGAAAGAACAGGAAAATCATCTTTAAGGAGACCTCAagttatacattttcaaaaatacggTTTGCTGTGTGAGATTTTATATCTGCCACAATTTGAAATATGCATGTCTGCACTTCTTAAAATGTGGAAATTGtaacactgtttttaaataaggccaattaa containing:
- the pikfyve gene encoding 1-phosphatidylinositol 3-phosphate 5-kinase isoform X1, which codes for MAAEDKASSSSSTMDWSSEPPLSPTSPSHLTHFKPLTPEQDEPPLRSAYSSFVSLFRFSKEKTGANIAPAKKLAKLEEGRPTSVTEKSQSASSSPQGPRRNWASPSHSIHGSEPHRKHSELLRRTSTASVDWEEGRRKSEAPLGSHDPRTAVQLRTALKRLKEIMEGKSQDSDLKQYWMPDSQCKECYDCNEKFTTFRRRHHCRLCGQIFCSRCCNQEIPGKFMGYTGDLRACTYCRKIALSYAHSADSNSIGEDLSALSDSPCSVCVLEPTEPRTPVGGRKASRNIFLEEDLAWQRKNSIGMRKNHQESQNSGLSSRLTAVQEDMGKSPARKRSASVTNLSLDRSGSSMVPAYESSVSPQNSRALSKTDHSEEERKILLDSSQLKDLWKKICHNSTGMEFQDHRYWLRTYPNCIVGKELVNWLLRNGTISTRAQAIAIGQALVDGRWLDCVTHHDQIFRDEYALYRPLQSTEFSETPSPDSESVNSLEGHSEPSWFKDIKFDDSDTEQLADDNDYVTPNSASPSKRTSVSSFHSAVDSDSAASININVEQDNVNFHIKKQAKYPHVPPYPAEQKSMEPHDPFTPETDIHAPMEVLLSEDGGQHISISDAFIKESLFNRRVEEKAKEMLFTPLSWHHSSLDQLREENGEKKAMERLLSANHSHMMALLQQLLYSESLSLSWRDIIVPVVRQVVQTVRPDVRTCDDDMDIRQFVHIKKIPGGKKFDSAVVNGFVCTKNIAHKKMNPYIKNPKILLLKCSIEYLYREETKFTCIDPIVLQEREFLKNYVQRIADVRPNLVLVEKTVSRIAQDMLLEHGISLVINVKPQVLDRVSRMTQGDLVISMDQLLTKPRLGTCHKFYLHSFQLPNNEMKTLMFFDGCPPQLGCTIKLRGASEYELARVKEIIIFMVCVAYHSQLEISFLMDEFAMPPSLAESSSFPCLLESTTLEEEEDDGSTLGDDNLTLLPEGDFEPGLQEIIKAHSRQHSISESSYKDGESPRINKTGSAASFSGGEEEIIKTSTPHSSFTSSLPQPVSPPFLISDLKETSQEVIKASSEEEKNKELEETLVHRDSTSSETFLPPTRLFRDPLQDDTGLFVTEHVASSDDRLKSISALFKQELKDIILCISPFITFREPYLLTAAGLRCPSRDYFPEQVYLSPLLNKDSKELDGRRKRQLLKESGPSSGSLTNGTMSYQRTIQILPCHKLTGARIIELLGCSHELARMLADYRAQGGRIRQRDGMQFRETPPIKAPIKSDSEEDKGAGLNEMTWANKLDCLNPVNHQRLCVLFSSSSAQSNNAPNPCVSPWIVTMEFYGKNDLTLGVFLERYCFRPSYQCPSMYCETPMVHHIRRFVHGNGCVQIVLKELDSPVPGYQHTILNYSWCRICKQVTPVVPLSNDSWSMSFAKYLELRFYGHQYTRRANAEPCGHSIHKDYHQYFSYNQMVASFSYIPVRLLEICLPPPKILIRNQGPSKASLQQDLKDFSQKVAQVYLAIDDRLTSLKTDTFSKTREEKMEDMFAQKDMEESELRSWIEKLQARLQTSSMDSPQQLQSVLESVVVKKQGLCETLQSWNNKLQDLFQQEKGRKRLSVPPSPGRHRQTTSDESKTSALESSPRNPSPVVPNGEKEDRHLNTFPSSSGSSSLLQLPSPAEQASDIMTSGPSFPDQDSVSIPDDMFDGHLLGSNDSQVKEKSTMKTILANLLPGNSYNPIPFPFDPDKHYLMYEHERVPIAVCEREPSSIIAFALSCKEYKTALEELTKTTAKTGGDDISQTISLESRAKNSPAKPSDSSASQLSRSSIDADPLKDPESGDKQKKQTGNPHIELQFSDANAKFYCRIYYAEEFHKMREEIMESSEDDFVRSLSHCVNWQARGGKSGAVFYATEDDRFILKQMPRLEVQSFLDFAPHYFTYITGAVQQKRPTALAKILGVYRIGYKNSQNNTEKKLDLLVMENLFYGRKMAQVFDLKGSLRNRNVKTDQGKESCEVVLLDENLLKLVHDNPLYIRSHCKAILRAAILSDAHFLSSHLIIDYSLLVGRDDATDELVVGIIDYIRTFTWDKKLEMVVKSTGILGGQGKMPTVVSPELYRSRFCEAMDKYFLMVPDHWTGLGLNC